In Helicobacter mastomyrinus, a single genomic region encodes these proteins:
- a CDS encoding class 1 fructose-bisphosphatase → MSVIIDTLRESALRIDALLKHNTSGYLQSTNASGDMQLEIDVEADRIFQASLLELPCVKAICSEEQEDICYSQSTDAPYIVAYDPLDGSSLIDSNLSIGSIFGIYNGELKAQSLIASGYVVYGPCLEMVVAQERALHYRYIDEQWRNLGALELQAKGRINAPGGTQKHWEAKHKTMIESLFAQGYRLRYSGGMVPDLHQILIKGGGLFSYPATNDAPQGKLRKLFEVFPFAFVYEKCGGYATNGVQRILELEVEHIHESTPCFFGSYEEMELVRRVYE, encoded by the coding sequence ATTAGCGTTATTATCGATACTTTGAGAGAATCTGCTCTGCGTATTGACGCACTTTTAAAGCATAATACAAGCGGTTATCTGCAAAGCACCAATGCAAGTGGCGATATGCAGCTTGAAATCGATGTAGAAGCAGATAGAATCTTTCAGGCAAGTTTGCTTGAACTACCCTGTGTCAAGGCAATTTGCAGTGAGGAGCAAGAAGATATTTGCTACTCTCAAAGCACAGATGCACCTTATATTGTCGCTTATGACCCGCTTGATGGCTCTTCACTCATTGATAGCAATTTAAGTATTGGAAGTATTTTTGGTATTTATAATGGTGAGCTAAAAGCCCAATCGCTCATCGCGAGTGGCTATGTGGTGTATGGACCCTGCCTTGAGATGGTTGTCGCACAGGAGAGGGCCTTGCATTATCGTTACATTGATGAGCAATGGCGCAATTTAGGCGCACTAGAGCTTCAAGCAAAAGGACGTATCAACGCACCCGGCGGTACACAAAAGCATTGGGAGGCAAAGCATAAAACGATGATAGAATCTCTATTCGCGCAGGGTTATCGTTTGCGCTATTCAGGTGGCATGGTGCCAGATTTACATCAAATCCTTATTAAAGGCGGAGGGCTTTTCAGCTACCCTGCGACAAACGATGCACCTCAAGGCAAACTCCGCAAACTCTTTGAGGTATTTCCCTTTGCCTTTGTGTATGAAAAATGTGGAGGTTATGCAACTAATGGTGTGCAGAGAATCTTAGAGCTTGAAGTAGAGCATATCCACGAAAGCACCCCTTGCTTTTTTGGCAGCTATGAGGAGATGGAGCTTGTAAGGAGGGTATATGAATGA
- the rpe gene encoding ribulose-phosphate 3-epimerase gives MAKEVLISPSMLAADFTKLGEEVRSICDGGCDYVHIDVMDGHFVPNLTMGPCIVESIAKVATKPLDIHLMVKNVPFFVDLFLPLKPAFISVHIEEVQHLHRLIWHIKNAGVKAGVVLNPHTSETLLEYILPDVDLVLLMSVNPGFGGQSFIPRSIDKLREIKKIRDRLNPACLLEIDGGVSDKNIAQLKQAGIDMVVAGSYIFSSSNYALQIASLK, from the coding sequence ATGGCTAAAGAAGTGCTTATATCGCCCAGTATGCTTGCAGCGGATTTTACAAAACTAGGTGAAGAGGTGAGAAGTATATGCGATGGTGGGTGTGATTATGTGCATATTGATGTGATGGATGGGCATTTCGTGCCTAATCTCACAATGGGTCCTTGCATTGTGGAGAGCATTGCTAAAGTAGCCACAAAGCCCCTTGATATTCATTTAATGGTTAAAAATGTGCCTTTCTTTGTGGATTTATTTCTCCCGCTTAAACCTGCTTTCATCAGTGTGCATATCGAGGAAGTGCAGCATTTGCACCGCCTCATTTGGCATATTAAAAATGCCGGGGTTAAAGCTGGTGTGGTGCTTAATCCCCACACGAGCGAAACACTTTTAGAATACATTTTACCCGATGTTGATTTAGTCCTGCTAATGAGTGTGAATCCGGGCTTTGGGGGGCAGAGCTTTATCCCTCGTAGTATTGATAAATTGCGTGAGATAAAAAAAATACGCGATAGACTGAATCCCGCTTGTCTGCTAGAGATTGATGGAGGGGTGAGCGATAAAAATATCGCTCAATTAAAACAAGCTGGGATTGATATGGTCGTAGCTGGAAGCTATATTTTTAGTTCCTCAAACTACGCACTGCAAATCGCCTCCCTCAAATAA
- a CDS encoding 3'-5' exonuclease, translating to MTYPQLFDKLRHNPIPQKQFYMYIKNIGGLYADVESELELLKGAGAPLDVEEQNGERYFYLNTHARLWQKSNLVFVDIETNGSKPQSSEIIEIGALKVREGKIIESFESYVYASCVPENITELTGITEADIATAPHRDEVLAQFRRFLDDGVFVAHNVNFDYSFLDYHLRQCGMFGIFNPKLCTIELARKTIPSQRYALSYLNDFLGIHTPISHRAYADALTSFRIFEIAMIMFPPNIQSIQDLIDFSKGRLKL from the coding sequence ATGACATATCCGCAGCTTTTTGATAAATTGCGTCATAATCCAATACCACAAAAGCAATTCTATATGTATATTAAAAATATAGGAGGGCTTTATGCTGATGTGGAGAGTGAGCTTGAGCTGCTTAAAGGTGCGGGTGCGCCTTTAGACGTGGAGGAGCAAAATGGAGAGCGGTATTTCTACCTTAATACACACGCTAGATTATGGCAAAAGAGCAATTTGGTGTTTGTAGATATTGAAACCAATGGCTCTAAGCCTCAAAGTAGCGAGATTATAGAGATTGGTGCGCTGAAAGTGCGGGAGGGGAAAATTATAGAATCTTTTGAAAGCTATGTCTATGCTTCCTGTGTGCCAGAGAATATTACAGAGCTTACGGGTATTACAGAGGCAGATATTGCTACTGCTCCTCATAGAGATGAAGTTTTAGCGCAATTTAGAAGATTCTTAGATGATGGTGTGTTTGTGGCGCATAATGTGAATTTTGATTATAGCTTTTTGGATTATCATTTGCGTCAGTGCGGTATGTTTGGGATTTTTAACCCTAAGCTTTGCACGATTGAACTTGCTAGAAAGACTATCCCTTCCCAGCGATATGCTCTCTCCTATCTCAATGATTTTTTAGGCATACACACGCCTATTTCGCATCGTGCCTATGCCGATGCGCTCACTTCTTTTAGAATCTTTGAAATTGCGATGATAATGTTTCCTCCTAATATACAAAGCATACAGGATTTGATTGACTTCTCTAAAGGGCGGCTCAAACTTTAA
- the prmC gene encoding peptide chain release factor N(5)-glutamine methyltransferase — protein MKCSIESLLKQATLELRQVAQSLYLKPQMESEILLSFLLQVPRVYLHTHSTQYIESTTAKSYFALINERTSGKPIEYITQSANFYGRAFFVNPDVLIPRPETEMLIDIAHHLINTHHIQSIAEIGIGSGIITTTLALISPTCHFFATDISKAALKVAQKNIATYAPNANITLQHCDILPSPAPSFDLLISNPPYIEDDYPISRALTFEPKTALFGGKDGLDIYRQIFKHLSEVSNVWLLCEIGYNQKQALSTMLANANAQNIVFHKDLSGWDRCVCAYFP, from the coding sequence ATGAAGTGCAGTATTGAATCCCTCCTCAAGCAAGCCACCTTAGAGCTAAGACAAGTCGCTCAAAGCCTTTATCTTAAGCCTCAAATGGAAAGTGAAATCCTCCTTAGCTTTCTCTTGCAAGTGCCGCGTGTATATCTCCACACGCACAGCACACAATATATAGAATCTACCACTGCTAAAAGCTATTTTGCCCTGATTAATGAGCGCACAAGTGGGAAACCTATCGAATATATCACTCAAAGTGCAAATTTCTATGGGAGGGCATTTTTTGTAAATCCTGATGTGCTAATCCCCCGCCCAGAGACAGAAATGCTTATTGACATAGCCCATCATCTCATTAATACCCATCATATACAATCCATCGCTGAAATTGGCATAGGCTCGGGCATTATCACTACCACACTTGCACTTATAAGTCCTACTTGCCACTTCTTTGCCACGGATATAAGCAAAGCAGCCCTAAAAGTCGCACAAAAGAATATAGCCACTTATGCACCAAATGCGAATATTACTCTACAACATTGCGATATTTTGCCCTCTCCTGCCCCGTCCTTTGATCTACTTATTAGCAATCCTCCATATATTGAAGATGACTATCCTATTAGTAGAGCGCTTACTTTTGAGCCAAAAACTGCCCTTTTTGGCGGGAAAGATGGTTTAGATATATACAGGCAGATATTTAAACATCTCTCTGAAGTCTCAAATGTATGGCTACTCTGTGAAATAGGCTATAATCAAAAACAAGCCTTAAGCACAATGCTTGCAAACGCGAACGCTCAAAATATCGTGTTTCACAAAGATTTAAGCGGCTGGGATAGGTGCGTATGCGCGTATTTTCCTTAA
- a CDS encoding M48 family metallopeptidase: MSSTIIAIIGLFICVYILPSIILAMLQTEHIKAELHKPAVLLESEDYKIAGEYALASLRLDIISKICEAIVFTLWVSFGLDFLNTQFEILLGHTLNPLWQGVVLVLSFIIINSIVDLPLSVYKTFGLDKKFHFSKQTPRIFIADLFKTLVLSVIIGSIVAALLIFIIENISLWWIVGFVALLGVVILANLVYPTLIAPLFNKFTPLDDENLKSRIESLLNSIGFKSNGIFVIDASKHDRRLNAYFGGLGKSKRVVLFDTLLDKISTDGLIAILGHELGHFKHNDIFKNIVIMACALFVLFFIVGHLPDSLFNALGLKNNGAGVLIVILLISPVVAFWFMPLIGYFSRKAEYAADEFGADISSKHSLANALVRLVNENKSFPSSHPAYIFFYYTHPPLLQRLKALDYEVQY, translated from the coding sequence TTGTCATCTACGATTATTGCCATTATTGGCTTATTCATTTGTGTTTATATCCTGCCAAGCATTATTTTAGCAATGCTGCAGACTGAGCACATTAAGGCAGAATTGCATAAGCCTGCTGTCCTCTTAGAATCCGAAGACTACAAAATAGCAGGCGAATACGCACTTGCTTCTTTGCGATTAGATATTATCTCTAAAATATGCGAAGCTATAGTTTTTACCCTGTGGGTGAGCTTTGGACTGGATTTTCTTAATACACAATTTGAAATCTTACTAGGACATACTCTAAATCCCTTATGGCAGGGTGTTGTCCTAGTGCTAAGCTTTATCATTATAAATAGCATTGTCGATTTACCTCTATCTGTGTATAAAACCTTTGGGCTTGATAAAAAATTTCATTTTTCTAAACAAACACCTCGTATCTTTATCGCCGATTTGTTTAAAACATTGGTTTTAAGTGTTATCATTGGGAGCATTGTGGCTGCTTTACTCATTTTTATCATTGAAAATATCTCGCTGTGGTGGATTGTAGGTTTTGTAGCATTGCTTGGGGTAGTTATTTTAGCAAACCTTGTCTATCCTACGCTCATTGCACCATTATTTAATAAATTCACCCCCCTTGATGATGAGAATCTCAAATCACGTATAGAATCTTTACTTAATAGCATAGGTTTTAAGAGTAATGGTATTTTTGTGATTGATGCTTCAAAGCACGATAGGCGGCTAAATGCGTATTTTGGTGGATTGGGTAAAAGTAAGCGTGTAGTGCTGTTTGACACTCTACTAGATAAGATTAGCACTGATGGACTGATTGCGATTTTGGGACACGAGCTAGGGCATTTCAAGCATAATGATATATTTAAAAATATTGTTATTATGGCTTGTGCGTTATTCGTGCTATTTTTTATCGTAGGACATTTGCCAGATTCACTTTTTAATGCATTGGGACTAAAAAATAATGGAGCAGGTGTATTAATCGTAATACTGCTTATCTCGCCTGTAGTTGCCTTTTGGTTTATGCCTCTTATTGGCTATTTTAGTCGCAAGGCAGAATATGCCGCTGATGAGTTTGGCGCGGATATTTCAAGCAAACATTCCCTTGCAAATGCACTTGTGCGCCTTGTGAATGAAAATAAAAGCTTCCCTAGCTCACACCCTGCCTATATATTCTTTTATTACACCCACCCACCGCTTTTACAAAGGCTCAAAGCACTCGATTATGAAGTGCAGTATTGA
- the pyrG gene encoding glutamine hydrolyzing CTP synthase: MAVKYIFVTGGVLSSLGKGITSSSIATLLQHSGYNVSILKIDPYINVDPGTMSPLEHGEVFVTCDGAETDLDIGHYERFLNKDFHKKNNFTTGQVYMSVIENERKGKYLGKTIQIVPHIVDEIKSRIKFAGKESDFLVVELGGTVGDIEGMPYLEAMRQMKHELSSKQVISIHVTLIPLVRAAGELKTKPTQHSVQELRRIGISPQILVARCEKSLDKELKRKLAMSCDVDDDSVIVAEDTQSIYKCPLNFLEEGILTPIARHLELDTLKPKMDNWDMLVKKIIAPKTQITIGFVGKYLSLKESYKSLIESLIHAGANTDTRVNIKWIDSESLVENLSLLHDVDSILIPGGFGERGIAGKLAAIKYAREKGIPMLGICLGMQLALIEFARNVLGIKAANSVEFDPHTKEPVVYLIEDFIDSQGNMQLRTHTSPMGGTMRLGEYECHIKEGSKLYEAYGKQSLIKERHRHRYEANPAYRELFEKNGLIVSGQSNGLIESIELNNHPWFVCVQFHPEFTSRLQHPNPVILAFVKQTLVHKKA; encoded by the coding sequence ATGGCAGTAAAATATATATTTGTAACCGGAGGCGTGTTAAGCTCTCTTGGCAAGGGCATTACCTCTTCATCAATCGCTACCTTGCTTCAGCATAGCGGATATAATGTGTCTATTTTGAAAATTGACCCTTATATTAATGTCGATCCGGGCACAATGAGTCCATTAGAACACGGAGAAGTGTTTGTAACCTGCGATGGCGCGGAAACGGATTTAGATATAGGGCATTATGAGCGATTTTTAAACAAAGATTTTCATAAGAAAAATAACTTTACCACCGGGCAAGTGTATATGTCTGTGATTGAAAATGAGCGTAAAGGCAAGTATCTAGGTAAAACCATTCAAATCGTCCCGCATATTGTTGATGAGATTAAATCACGTATTAAATTTGCAGGAAAGGAGAGTGATTTTTTAGTTGTGGAGCTTGGGGGAACGGTGGGTGATATAGAGGGAATGCCTTATTTAGAGGCTATGCGCCAGATGAAGCACGAGCTAAGCAGTAAGCAAGTGATTTCTATTCACGTAACCCTTATCCCGCTTGTGCGAGCTGCAGGAGAGCTAAAGACAAAGCCCACACAGCATTCCGTGCAGGAGCTTAGACGTATAGGGATTTCACCGCAGATTCTTGTCGCGCGATGTGAGAAAAGCCTTGATAAAGAGTTAAAGCGTAAACTTGCGATGAGCTGCGATGTTGATGATGATAGCGTGATAGTTGCTGAAGATACCCAAAGCATATATAAATGTCCGCTAAATTTCTTAGAAGAGGGCATACTCACACCCATAGCAAGGCATTTAGAGCTTGATACGCTAAAGCCTAAAATGGATAATTGGGATATGCTTGTGAAAAAAATCATCGCTCCCAAAACGCAAATCACCATTGGCTTTGTGGGTAAATATCTAAGCCTTAAAGAATCTTATAAATCGCTTATAGAATCACTCATTCACGCCGGAGCAAATACCGATACACGCGTGAATATTAAGTGGATTGATAGCGAGAGCTTAGTAGAAAATCTCTCCCTTTTGCACGATGTGGATTCTATCCTTATCCCCGGAGGCTTTGGAGAAAGGGGAATAGCAGGCAAACTCGCCGCGATTAAGTATGCAAGGGAAAAGGGCATTCCTATGCTGGGCATTTGCCTAGGTATGCAGCTTGCTTTGATTGAGTTTGCAAGGAATGTGCTAGGTATAAAGGCGGCAAATTCCGTAGAGTTTGACCCGCATACAAAAGAGCCTGTCGTCTATCTCATCGAAGACTTTATCGATTCACAGGGTAATATGCAGCTAAGGACACATACCTCCCCTATGGGCGGGACTATGCGTTTAGGCGAGTATGAATGCCATATCAAAGAGGGTAGCAAACTCTATGAAGCCTATGGGAAGCAAAGCCTCATTAAAGAGCGCCATCGCCATCGCTATGAGGCAAATCCCGCCTATCGTGAACTTTTTGAAAAAAATGGTTTGATTGTAAGCGGACAAAGCAATGGCTTGATAGAATCTATTGAGTTAAATAATCACCCGTGGTTTGTGTGTGTGCAGTTTCACCCTGAATTTACCTCACGCTTACAGCACCCAAATCCCGTCATACTTGCCTTTGTGAAGCAAACTCTAGTACATAAAAAAGCATAA
- the recJ gene encoding single-stranded-DNA-specific exonuclease RecJ — translation MAYPFVDKAQILEMLLARDVHRGITSLQHLPKPECLAHNMEGARIVAECIKKGQEVLVVGDYDADGICASAVMIHFFRLLGYANMRLIIPHRFDDGYGVSGALLEKYANNAAVVVSVDNGITAVCAAKWCKEAGIPLIITDHHTPTDEIPNADVIIDPYLPECTFPQKAICGAVVAWYFCAVLKQELGAKVDMSAFLEYLAIASIGDIMPLVGINRLLVKRGIERLGQIQTPLAQLLRLKYRHINAQTLGFYFVPLLNAAGRMASADKALALLVCENLTQANAIYDELLELNQMRKATQSKILQSAHKHLIEREYIVVSYAQGWHEGVLGIVASALANEYGKSAFVFNETEGVLKGSGRSYGGVNLIASITSLSEHLLGFGGHSGAVGLSLEVGRLEHFIESLQTHLVIEEAGADEVLGILDSGEIDEELMRIIERFEPFGAENPTPIFICNGLSIEAIKPLGNEGKHFEYILYDKNNQTRLVGVEFFATCKREVGQCGNVHFELLRDEFKNRLKLKIIDFV, via the coding sequence ATGGCATATCCTTTTGTCGATAAGGCGCAGATTCTAGAAATGCTTTTAGCCCGTGATGTGCATAGGGGTATTACCTCATTGCAGCATTTGCCTAAGCCCGAATGTTTAGCTCACAATATGGAGGGAGCACGTATTGTGGCAGAATGTATCAAAAAGGGGCAGGAAGTGCTTGTAGTGGGGGATTATGACGCTGATGGAATATGCGCAAGTGCAGTTATGATACATTTTTTTAGGCTTTTAGGCTATGCCAATATGCGCCTTATTATCCCTCATCGCTTTGATGATGGCTATGGCGTGAGTGGGGCGCTTTTAGAAAAATATGCCAATAATGCCGCGGTTGTGGTAAGTGTAGATAATGGCATAACCGCGGTATGCGCGGCAAAATGGTGTAAGGAAGCGGGGATTCCACTTATTATTACAGACCATCATACGCCCACAGATGAGATTCCAAATGCTGATGTGATTATCGACCCTTATTTGCCTGAATGCACCTTTCCACAAAAGGCGATTTGTGGTGCGGTGGTAGCGTGGTATTTTTGTGCTGTTTTGAAGCAGGAGCTAGGGGCGAAAGTCGATATGAGCGCATTTTTAGAATATCTTGCTATTGCTAGCATTGGCGATATAATGCCACTTGTAGGGATAAATCGCCTCCTTGTGAAAAGAGGCATAGAGCGATTAGGACAGATCCAAACGCCTTTAGCGCAGCTTCTTAGACTAAAATATAGGCATATAAATGCCCAAACACTTGGCTTTTATTTTGTGCCACTTTTGAATGCTGCTGGGCGTATGGCGAGTGCAGATAAGGCATTGGCGCTTTTGGTATGCGAGAATCTTACCCAAGCAAATGCGATATATGATGAGCTTTTGGAGCTTAATCAAATGCGTAAGGCAACGCAAAGTAAGATTCTGCAATCCGCACATAAACATCTCATAGAAAGAGAGTATATTGTGGTAAGCTACGCTCAAGGGTGGCACGAAGGCGTGCTAGGGATAGTCGCTTCTGCTTTGGCTAATGAATATGGCAAGAGTGCTTTTGTCTTTAATGAAACTGAAGGTGTGCTAAAGGGTAGCGGACGCAGCTATGGTGGGGTAAATCTCATAGCAAGCATTACATCTTTGAGTGAGCATTTGCTAGGCTTTGGTGGGCATAGCGGGGCGGTGGGCTTAAGCCTAGAAGTGGGGAGGTTAGAGCATTTTATAGAATCTTTGCAGACACATTTAGTCATAGAGGAGGCAGGAGCAGATGAGGTGCTTGGGATTCTTGATAGTGGGGAGATTGATGAAGAGTTAATGCGTATCATAGAGCGATTTGAGCCTTTTGGTGCGGAGAATCCTACGCCGATATTTATATGCAATGGCTTAAGTATAGAAGCTATAAAGCCCCTTGGTAACGAGGGTAAACATTTTGAATATATCTTGTATGATAAAAATAATCAAACGCGACTCGTTGGGGTTGAATTTTTTGCCACTTGTAAGCGAGAAGTCGGGCAATGTGGCAATGTGCATTTCGAATTATTACGCGATGAGTTTAAAAATAGATTGAAGCTAAAGATAATAGATTTTGTATAA
- a CDS encoding MarR family winged helix-turn-helix transcriptional regulator, protein MQRERKKFIGHYIGGASRALQALFTNELKAQNLSFEQGIILLVISETPQIHISHIAKELKKNKATISREINSLIAKGLISAEVPKDDKRLKLFSLTPSGKDALNLIEDGINKIENLFSAQFSQQELDICLDVLSRMRLFIMEYMNLNLENTLDE, encoded by the coding sequence TTGCAGCGAGAGAGAAAAAAATTTATTGGACATTATATTGGGGGGGCAAGCCGCGCCCTCCAAGCACTTTTTACAAACGAACTCAAAGCACAGAATCTCAGCTTTGAGCAAGGCATTATACTTCTTGTTATCTCTGAAACACCACAGATTCATATTAGCCATATTGCTAAAGAGTTAAAAAAAAATAAAGCTACCATTTCCCGCGAAATAAATTCACTCATTGCCAAAGGGCTTATCTCTGCAGAAGTGCCAAAGGACGATAAACGTTTGAAACTTTTTAGTCTTACACCTAGTGGAAAAGATGCGCTTAATCTCATTGAAGATGGGATAAATAAAATTGAGAATCTCTTTAGTGCTCAATTTTCTCAACAAGAGCTGGATATATGTCTTGATGTGCTTTCCCGTATGCGTCTTTTCATTATGGAATATATGAATCTCAACCTTGAAAATACACTTGATGAATAA
- a CDS encoding phosphoethanolamine transferase, producing MLIIDESTQRNYMGLYGYPLPTPPRLDILKENGNLVAFNNVIAPHSHTNLVLEKLLTFHNYENAQTPWYKQQNLIDILKLAGYTIHWLSNQEVVSIYGNAPEVISTRADITRFSTISDSYSAGKAYDEILLSLLQQVRQNEQILSPNTEAQSPQPSKNFYLFHLMGTHLGYDGRYPKSFETFNIDTLKQYNLHTLTPYPHTSSTILNPRQLQIKAHYINAILYNDYVVNAIIESFKDEDALIFYISDHGDEVYDFRDFVGHSENIGSRFMIEVPFMVYMSDSFRESYPHIAQKIEKAKDLPFMSDDFIHAFLDVLNINYTGYNPTRSLFNPLFNDKRARIFAGKDYDRDMRDEGLLQNALFPSKLWLHRVDETQKLIDFKDKYKGFEIDVHFLLAPVPHFDVGHDGLESSIGLKLEDMLKLMQDSIKSNGWVEGISDFPYRIWLDFKNLQSTNAASALKVLESLCKTYAIPHSTFIVESGNYEDLGIFKKAGFFTSYYVPYYKQEELKTQKEEVIEHLKAIIKSGNVYALSFPYYLYHFIKDAHLGYFDGIEWIDMPLLTWNEGQSPQQNMQTEAYFDPQIKVILVGEKGEYR from the coding sequence AATCTACCCAAAGAAACTATATGGGTCTCTATGGCTATCCTCTCCCTACTCCACCCCGCCTTGATATCCTCAAAGAAAATGGGAATCTTGTCGCGTTTAATAATGTTATCGCGCCCCATTCTCACACCAATCTTGTGTTAGAAAAGCTCCTTACCTTTCATAATTATGAAAATGCACAAACACCTTGGTATAAGCAGCAAAATCTCATAGATATTCTTAAACTTGCTGGTTATACTATACATTGGCTAAGCAATCAAGAGGTTGTCTCTATTTATGGTAACGCTCCTGAAGTCATCTCTACTCGCGCGGACATAACGCGATTTAGCACGATAAGCGATTCATATAGTGCAGGAAAAGCCTATGATGAAATTCTGCTATCACTTTTGCAGCAAGTGCGTCAAAATGAGCAGATTCTATCCCCTAACACAGAGGCACAATCCCCACAGCCTAGCAAAAACTTCTATCTTTTCCATCTTATGGGGACACATCTAGGTTATGATGGTCGCTACCCTAAGAGTTTTGAAACCTTTAATATAGATACACTAAAACAATATAACCTGCACACCCTCACGCCCTATCCGCACACATCAAGTACAATCCTTAATCCCAGACAATTACAAATTAAAGCCCATTATATCAATGCGATTTTATATAATGACTATGTGGTAAATGCGATTATAGAATCCTTTAAAGATGAGGATGCACTGATTTTTTATATCAGCGATCACGGCGATGAAGTATATGATTTTAGGGATTTTGTCGGGCATAGCGAAAATATCGGCTCACGATTTATGATAGAAGTGCCTTTTATGGTATATATGAGCGATAGCTTTAGAGAATCTTATCCTCATATCGCCCAAAAGATTGAAAAAGCAAAAGATTTGCCCTTTATGAGTGATGATTTTATCCACGCATTTTTAGATGTGCTAAACATTAACTACACAGGGTATAACCCTACACGTAGCCTTTTTAACCCACTCTTTAATGACAAACGGGCGCGAATCTTTGCCGGGAAAGATTATGATAGAGATATGAGAGATGAAGGCTTATTGCAAAATGCACTCTTTCCCTCAAAGCTATGGTTACATCGTGTCGATGAGACACAAAAGCTTATAGATTTTAAAGATAAATATAAGGGCTTTGAAATCGATGTGCATTTTTTGCTTGCCCCTGTGCCACATTTTGATGTAGGACACGATGGATTAGAATCAAGTATAGGACTTAAGCTTGAGGATATGCTAAAACTTATGCAAGATTCTATAAAAAGTAACGGGTGGGTGGAGGGCATAAGCGACTTTCCCTATCGTATATGGCTTGATTTTAAGAATCTCCAATCCACAAATGCTGCTTCCGCCCTTAAAGTTTTAGAATCCCTTTGCAAAACCTATGCTATCCCTCATTCTACTTTCATCGTAGAGAGTGGCAATTATGAAGATTTAGGCATATTTAAAAAGGCAGGATTTTTTACTAGTTATTATGTGCCTTATTATAAACAAGAGGAACTAAAGACACAAAAAGAGGAGGTTATAGAGCATTTGAAAGCTATTATTAAAAGTGGCAATGTCTATGCGCTAAGCTTTCCTTATTATTTATATCACTTTATTAAAGACGCACATTTAGGGTATTTTGACGGGATAGAGTGGATAGATATGCCCCTTCTTACGTGGAATGAGGGGCAAAGCCCACAGCAAAATATGCAGACAGAAGCTTACTTTGATCCACAAATTAAAGTGATATTAGTTGGTGAAAAAGGTGAATATCGATAA